The Hymenobacter sp. GOD-10R genome includes a window with the following:
- a CDS encoding vWA domain-containing protein — MISFASSPWLILLCLAMGAGYAALLYSAKAPWSKALNYGLALLRFLVVSFLCFLLLSPFVKTTSTTTEKPTVVLAVDNSQSVGLFTPPAVLSQATAGMQQLITALQGRGFNVETRTLDPNTRATRPDSLRFQAPATDLNGLLSGVQETYDGRNLAGVVLVSDGIVNQGQSPVYSKFNFPIYSVAVGDTVPKKDLSLPVLTYNRVAFSGNRFPIEAEIGYDGFSGGVATVQLREKGRVLETKRVNLAPGQRRQKTTFLITAPAPGKRRYEVVIEKQAGEFTTLNNNKFAYVEVVKGKLRVLLAGAAPHPDLKALRAAILQNDNFDLVSYLPGIAPLKAQDYDVAILHQIPARGGVGAEVLAQVRAKRTPAFYILGAQSDLNAYNNLGSGLTITPRGTQTDDVTPVPNPAFSRFSFEEDALRRFAAYPPAPVPFGDLRLGGGAEAALFQQVGKVSTQKPLLVFGGTPAQKQATLLTDGSWQWRLQEAADHDDRPEAYDRLVIRTLQLLTQNANKKRLDVYPAQDAFTTTDDVTFGAETYNAIFERIYGQQISLTLTDEKNKTRTFSYTNSEDGAPLHLGPLPGGLYRYQARATLGGQPQQDRGELLVQEQQLEAINARADHNLLYQLSRRNGSRLYYPNQFAQLTQDIQKADYKPVIYTQEDLKDLINLKWLFFLILALITAEWAARKYSGGI; from the coding sequence TTGATTTCCTTTGCCTCTTCTCCCTGGCTGATTCTGCTGTGCCTGGCCATGGGCGCGGGTTACGCGGCTCTGCTCTACTCGGCCAAAGCGCCGTGGAGCAAGGCCCTGAACTACGGTCTCGCCCTGCTGCGTTTTCTGGTAGTCAGCTTCTTATGCTTTCTGCTCCTTTCCCCGTTCGTGAAGACGACCAGCACGACCACCGAAAAGCCAACCGTCGTGCTAGCGGTTGACAACTCGCAATCGGTAGGTCTGTTTACGCCACCAGCGGTACTCAGCCAGGCTACCGCTGGTATGCAGCAGCTGATCACGGCTCTGCAAGGTCGGGGCTTCAACGTGGAAACTCGTACCCTCGACCCTAACACGCGCGCTACGCGGCCTGATTCGTTGCGCTTCCAAGCGCCCGCTACCGACCTAAACGGACTGCTCTCGGGCGTGCAGGAGACCTACGATGGGCGTAACCTAGCTGGCGTAGTACTGGTGTCGGATGGCATTGTAAACCAGGGCCAGTCGCCGGTGTACTCCAAGTTTAACTTTCCGATTTATAGCGTTGCTGTAGGCGATACGGTGCCGAAGAAAGACCTCAGTCTGCCGGTACTGACCTATAACCGCGTGGCCTTCAGTGGCAACCGATTCCCGATAGAGGCTGAAATCGGCTACGATGGTTTTAGCGGTGGCGTAGCGACCGTGCAATTGCGCGAAAAAGGCCGAGTGCTGGAAACGAAGCGTGTGAACCTAGCCCCTGGTCAGCGGCGACAGAAAACGACTTTTCTAATAACAGCACCCGCACCTGGTAAGCGGCGCTACGAAGTGGTCATTGAAAAGCAAGCCGGCGAGTTCACCACCCTCAACAACAATAAGTTTGCCTACGTGGAAGTGGTGAAAGGCAAGCTGCGCGTGCTGCTGGCCGGTGCTGCTCCTCACCCCGACCTAAAGGCACTACGGGCTGCCATTCTGCAAAACGACAACTTCGACCTGGTTTCCTACCTGCCCGGCATTGCGCCGCTCAAGGCCCAGGATTATGATGTAGCCATTCTGCACCAGATACCCGCGCGCGGCGGCGTTGGTGCCGAAGTGTTAGCCCAAGTACGAGCTAAACGCACTCCTGCCTTTTACATTTTGGGCGCGCAATCGGACCTGAACGCCTACAACAACCTAGGCTCCGGCCTCACCATCACGCCCCGCGGCACCCAGACCGACGACGTGACACCAGTGCCAAACCCGGCTTTTTCGCGGTTTTCGTTTGAAGAAGACGCCTTACGACGTTTCGCCGCGTATCCGCCCGCACCCGTGCCGTTCGGTGACTTACGCCTAGGCGGCGGCGCTGAAGCGGCCTTGTTCCAGCAAGTTGGCAAGGTCAGCACCCAAAAGCCGCTGCTCGTATTTGGCGGTACGCCCGCGCAGAAGCAGGCTACGCTGCTCACCGACGGCAGCTGGCAGTGGCGCCTGCAAGAAGCCGCCGACCACGACGACCGCCCCGAAGCCTACGACCGCCTCGTTATCCGCACGCTTCAGCTCCTGACGCAGAATGCCAACAAGAAGCGCCTCGACGTGTACCCCGCCCAAGATGCCTTCACGACCACCGACGATGTAACCTTCGGCGCCGAAACCTATAACGCCATTTTTGAGCGCATCTACGGCCAGCAGATCAGCCTCACGCTCACCGACGAGAAGAACAAGACGCGCACCTTTAGCTACACCAACAGCGAAGACGGCGCGCCGCTGCACTTAGGTCCGCTGCCTGGTGGTCTCTACCGGTATCAAGCGCGCGCCACGCTCGGCGGTCAGCCCCAGCAAGATCGGGGTGAGCTGCTGGTTCAGGAGCAGCAGCTCGAAGCCATCAATGCCCGCGCCGACCACAACTTGCTCTATCAGCTCAGTCGTCGCAACGGTTCGCGACTATATTACCCTAACCAGTTTGCCCAACTCACCCAGGATATTCAGAAGGCTGACTACAAGCCCGTCATTTATACCCAGGAGGACCTGAAGGATCTTATCAACCTCAAATGGTTGTTCTTCCTCATTCTGGCACTGATAACCGCTGAATGGGCTGCCCGGAAGTATTCTGGCGGCATTTAA
- a CDS encoding pseudouridine synthase, with protein sequence MRYVLVNKPFEVLTQFTDENGRTTLKEFVPVPGIYPVGRLDYDSEGLVLLTDDKPLQHRLSDPRFKVPKTYLAQVEGEPTEEAMEKLRRGVQIKDGFTTPAQVELLSESPTLWERSKPIRFRANIPTSWLKITISQGMNRQVRKMTAAVGFPTLRLVRTQIAHLGVDSLAPGQWRELTAEEIKKLKAAFSATKSPDQRKILTKKGPSDVSTPEKPTARKPSGSRPTGSAIPGDQPASGSRPPRGNSSSRRPR encoded by the coding sequence ATGCGCTACGTTCTCGTCAACAAACCCTTCGAAGTCCTTACCCAATTCACCGACGAGAACGGCCGGACTACGCTCAAGGAGTTTGTGCCCGTGCCCGGCATCTATCCAGTTGGCCGACTCGACTACGACAGCGAGGGCCTTGTGCTGCTCACCGACGATAAGCCCTTGCAGCACCGTCTTTCCGACCCGCGTTTCAAAGTCCCTAAGACGTACTTGGCGCAAGTAGAAGGCGAACCGACGGAAGAGGCCATGGAAAAACTGCGCCGCGGCGTGCAGATCAAGGATGGCTTTACTACGCCCGCGCAAGTGGAGCTCTTATCGGAGTCGCCTACGCTTTGGGAGAGAAGCAAGCCGATACGCTTCCGGGCCAACATCCCAACATCATGGCTTAAAATCACGATTTCGCAGGGTATGAATCGGCAGGTGCGCAAAATGACGGCGGCCGTTGGCTTTCCCACCTTGCGCCTAGTCCGGACCCAGATTGCGCACCTAGGTGTCGACAGCCTAGCGCCTGGGCAATGGCGTGAGCTGACGGCGGAAGAAATCAAGAAACTGAAAGCAGCTTTTTCGGCGACTAAATCACCAGATCAGCGTAAAATACTGACGAAAAAGGGCCCATCTGACGTTAGTACACCGGAGAAGCCCACGGCGCGCAAACCTAGTGGTAGTCGTCCGACCGGTTCTGCAATTCCGGGTGACCAGCCAGCTTCTGGTAGTCGGCCGCCGCGTGGCAACTCCTCCTCACGCCGTCCTAGATGA
- a CDS encoding alpha/beta hydrolase, which yields MKLRLPLTAGALFLFASANVLAFCHAWNFTHFSTPTKPRTDEPEELSRIDRLKVLLTGVENPKPINELRPNFPYKTLDLASPNGRLEAWYSDLPQAQGSVALFHGYTSNKAKLLTEAENFRRLGYSVLLIDFSGNGGSEGNQCTVGYREAFDVAAAFQFLQQQNPTAPICLYGISMGAVAVLRAQSELGIKPTASIIECPYGSLLETTQIRFHSMGVPDFPLANLLVFWGGVQNGFWPFDVNCREYARRITAPTLLLYGLDDARVTRQETDEIFEALGGPKQRHYFAGVGHEPYHVLHPEAWRNTIDGFLGQYATASL from the coding sequence ATGAAACTACGTCTTCCGCTCACTGCTGGCGCCCTTTTTCTGTTTGCTTCGGCTAACGTGCTGGCTTTTTGTCACGCTTGGAATTTTACGCACTTCTCCACTCCGACTAAGCCGCGCACCGATGAGCCAGAGGAGCTTTCGCGCATTGACCGTCTAAAAGTGCTATTGACGGGCGTGGAGAACCCCAAACCAATAAACGAGCTACGCCCTAATTTTCCGTACAAAACGCTCGACCTAGCTAGCCCTAACGGCCGCTTGGAAGCGTGGTACAGTGATCTGCCGCAGGCGCAAGGCAGCGTGGCTCTTTTTCACGGCTACACTAGCAACAAGGCCAAGCTCCTCACCGAAGCCGAGAACTTTCGACGGTTAGGCTATTCTGTTCTGCTCATTGACTTTTCCGGTAATGGCGGCTCGGAGGGTAACCAATGCACTGTCGGTTACCGCGAAGCGTTCGATGTAGCAGCTGCCTTTCAGTTTTTGCAGCAGCAAAACCCAACAGCTCCCATCTGTCTCTACGGAATTTCGATGGGAGCAGTGGCCGTGCTGCGGGCCCAGAGCGAGCTAGGTATTAAGCCCACGGCCAGCATCATCGAATGCCCGTATGGCAGCCTACTGGAGACCACCCAGATTCGCTTCCATTCCATGGGTGTTCCTGATTTTCCACTGGCTAACCTGCTCGTATTCTGGGGTGGTGTGCAAAACGGCTTCTGGCCGTTTGATGTAAATTGCAGGGAGTACGCCCGGCGCATCACCGCTCCCACTCTCCTCCTCTACGGCCTCGACGATGCCCGCGTGACACGCCAGGAAACGGATGAGATTTTTGAGGCCCTAGGTGGCCCGAAACAGCGCCACTATTTTGCTGGCGTTGGTCATGAGCCGTACCACGTGCTTCATCCCGAAGCGTGGCGCAACACGATTGATGGCTTTCTGGGGCAGTACGCAACAGCTAGCCTGTAG
- the dnaK gene encoding molecular chaperone DnaK: protein MGKIIGIDLGTTNSCVAVMEGNEPVVIPNSEGRRTTPSIVAFLDNGKGERKVGDPAKRQAITNPKNTIQSIKRFMGRGFGEVGEETKHVSYELVRGSNNTVAVQIGDRQYTPQEISAMVLQKMKQTAEDYLGTTVTEAVITVPAYFNDAQRQATKEAGAIAGLDVKRIINEPTAAALAYGLDKQHKDQKIAVYDLGGGTFDISILELGDGVFEVLSTNGDTHLGGDDFDQVIINFLAETFSSENEGLDLRKDPMALQRLKEAAEKAKVELSSSNETEINLPYVTATASGPKHLVVKLSRAKFEQLADNLVRRSMEPCKKALQDAGLSTSDIDEVILVGGSTRIPRIQEEVEKFFGKKPSKGVNPDEVVAVGAAIQGGVLTGEVKDVLLLDVTPLSLGIETMGGVMTKLIESNTTIPTKKSETFSTASDNQPSVEIHVLQGERPLASQNRTIGRFHLSDIPPAPRGVPQIEVTFDIDANGILHVSAKDKGTGKEQKIRIEASSGLSDADIERMRNEAKANEQADKEEKERIEKVNAADSMIFQTEKQLKEYGDKLSAGNKTAIENALADLRKAHESKDLGQISTAMDAINAAWQTASTEMYNATQGGAEGQPGADFGGQPGGAGNGQQGQPAGHDNVTDVDYEEVGK from the coding sequence ATGGGAAAGATAATCGGTATTGACCTAGGCACCACCAACTCGTGCGTCGCCGTTATGGAAGGCAACGAGCCAGTGGTGATTCCGAATAGCGAAGGCCGTCGCACGACTCCCTCGATTGTGGCGTTCCTCGATAATGGCAAAGGCGAGCGTAAAGTCGGTGATCCGGCAAAGCGTCAGGCCATTACCAACCCTAAGAATACGATCCAGTCGATTAAGCGCTTTATGGGCCGTGGTTTCGGCGAAGTAGGCGAAGAAACCAAGCACGTTTCCTATGAACTGGTGCGCGGTTCTAACAACACTGTAGCGGTTCAAATCGGCGACCGTCAATATACTCCCCAGGAGATTTCGGCTATGGTGCTTCAGAAAATGAAGCAAACCGCTGAAGACTACCTAGGTACTACTGTAACCGAAGCCGTTATCACGGTTCCGGCTTACTTCAACGATGCCCAGCGCCAAGCAACGAAAGAAGCCGGTGCTATTGCGGGCCTCGACGTGAAGCGTATCATCAACGAGCCCACCGCCGCTGCCCTGGCGTACGGCTTGGATAAGCAGCATAAAGACCAGAAAATCGCGGTGTACGACCTAGGTGGTGGTACCTTCGACATCTCGATTCTGGAGCTTGGCGACGGTGTGTTTGAAGTACTGAGCACTAACGGTGATACCCACCTAGGTGGCGACGACTTCGACCAAGTGATCATCAACTTCCTGGCTGAAACGTTCTCTTCAGAAAACGAAGGCCTCGACCTGCGCAAAGATCCCATGGCTCTTCAGCGCTTGAAAGAAGCTGCTGAAAAAGCGAAAGTGGAGCTTTCTAGCTCGAACGAGACTGAAATCAACCTGCCTTACGTGACGGCTACCGCTTCGGGTCCGAAGCACTTGGTGGTAAAACTGAGCCGCGCTAAGTTCGAGCAACTGGCTGACAACTTGGTTCGTCGCTCGATGGAGCCTTGCAAAAAGGCCCTGCAAGACGCTGGCCTGAGCACTTCGGATATCGACGAAGTAATCTTGGTAGGTGGTTCGACCCGTATCCCCCGCATCCAGGAGGAAGTAGAGAAGTTCTTCGGCAAGAAGCCTTCGAAAGGTGTTAACCCTGACGAAGTGGTTGCCGTGGGTGCTGCCATCCAAGGTGGTGTACTGACTGGTGAAGTAAAAGACGTGCTGCTACTCGACGTGACCCCGCTTTCGCTGGGTATCGAAACGATGGGCGGTGTGATGACCAAACTCATCGAGAGCAACACGACCATCCCGACCAAGAAATCGGAGACGTTCTCGACGGCTTCCGACAACCAGCCTTCGGTAGAGATTCACGTGTTGCAAGGCGAGCGTCCATTGGCTAGCCAAAACCGCACGATCGGTCGCTTCCACTTGTCAGATATCCCACCAGCACCCCGTGGTGTTCCGCAAATCGAAGTAACCTTCGACATCGACGCCAACGGTATCCTGCACGTATCGGCTAAGGACAAAGGCACGGGTAAAGAGCAGAAGATCCGGATCGAAGCTTCGTCAGGCTTGTCTGACGCCGACATCGAGCGGATGCGCAACGAGGCCAAAGCCAACGAGCAAGCTGACAAAGAGGAGAAAGAGCGCATTGAGAAGGTAAACGCTGCCGACTCGATGATCTTCCAGACCGAGAAGCAGCTGAAAGAGTATGGTGACAAGCTAAGCGCTGGCAACAAAACCGCCATCGAAAATGCTCTTGCTGACTTGCGCAAAGCGCACGAAAGCAAAGACCTAGGTCAGATCAGCACCGCCATGGACGCCATCAACGCTGCTTGGCAGACGGCTTCGACCGAGATGTACAATGCTACTCAAGGTGGCGCTGAAGGTCAGCCCGGTGCTGACTTCGGTGGCCAGCCGGGTGGTGCCGGCAACGGCCAGCAAGGCCAGCCAGCCGGCCACGACAACGTGACCGACGTTGACTACGAAGAAGTAGGCAAGTAA
- a CDS encoding FAD-dependent monooxygenase gives MHFLIIGAGINGLTTARALLNLGHSVQVFEAARELREIGAGVVLGANAMRALEQLGLYEAVHAYTQPVKGLRLLDQQGRPLQVADTGPFTRKLGFDNIGIHRANLQKALLSELPPDVVNLGKPFVRFEEHDSQVTVHFADGSTATGDALLAADGIRSQVRLQLLPNSQPRYAGYTCWRAVTDAASLGLPPGNSTEIWGTQGRRFGYVPLVDGRVYWFACVNTATPSDPAFKNLSKANVQQLFADLPHPAPALLAHTPAEAYLWGDIIDIKPIRHFAYGRVLLLGDAAHATTPNLGQGAGQAVEDAAVLASCLRKHPTLTAAFRDFEQRRRPRTTRIVQTSWFLGWASQIKNPFIYKLRNTVMRLLPAAVAQWQMAFLYEADD, from the coding sequence ATGCACTTCCTCATCATCGGCGCGGGTATTAACGGTTTGACTACGGCGCGGGCGTTGCTCAACCTAGGTCATTCGGTACAGGTGTTTGAGGCGGCCCGCGAGCTGCGCGAGATTGGCGCGGGCGTGGTGCTAGGCGCCAATGCGATGCGGGCACTTGAGCAGCTAGGTTTGTACGAAGCTGTGCATGCCTACACGCAACCCGTCAAAGGATTACGGCTGCTCGACCAGCAAGGCCGCCCGCTACAGGTTGCCGATACTGGCCCGTTCACGCGCAAGCTAGGGTTCGACAACATAGGCATCCACCGCGCCAATTTGCAGAAGGCTCTACTCAGCGAGTTGCCACCGGATGTAGTTAACCTAGGAAAGCCGTTCGTGCGTTTTGAAGAGCACGACAGCCAAGTCACCGTGCACTTTGCCGACGGCTCCACGGCCACCGGTGACGCTTTGTTGGCTGCCGATGGTATTCGCTCGCAGGTGCGCTTGCAACTACTACCGAACAGCCAGCCGCGCTACGCAGGCTACACCTGCTGGCGCGCCGTGACGGATGCCGCCAGCCTAGGTTTGCCGCCCGGCAACTCCACCGAAATATGGGGAACCCAAGGCCGCCGCTTTGGCTACGTGCCCCTAGTCGATGGGCGCGTGTACTGGTTTGCCTGCGTGAATACCGCTACACCTAGCGACCCGGCGTTCAAAAACCTCAGCAAAGCCAACGTCCAGCAACTCTTCGCCGACCTCCCCCACCCTGCGCCCGCGCTGCTCGCCCATACGCCCGCTGAGGCGTATCTGTGGGGAGACATTATAGATATTAAGCCGATCCGTCACTTCGCCTATGGGCGCGTGCTGTTGCTCGGCGACGCAGCGCACGCTACCACGCCCAACCTAGGTCAGGGTGCCGGCCAAGCCGTGGAAGATGCTGCCGTGCTGGCTAGCTGCTTGCGCAAGCACCCTACTCTGACAGCTGCTTTCCGCGACTTCGAACAACGACGGCGTCCGCGCACTACACGCATCGTGCAGACTTCCTGGTTCTTAGGCTGGGCTTCGCAGATCAAAAACCCATTTATTTATAAGCTGCGCAACACCGTTATGCGCTTGTTGCCGGCTGCCGTAGCGCAGTGGCAGATGGCATTTTTGTACGAAGCTGACGACTGA
- a CDS encoding endonuclease/exonuclease/phosphatase family protein encodes MSKLDFTWLLLARCLTLLVGVLALVATLLPLLRQQAWWIRVFDFPRLQIVGVSLGSALAAWLLGAHHWPAGVVLLALLVLASGYQLFRILPYTPLRPKQVADSTLSGSAARQREISLLVTNVLMTNRDAGRCLRVIQDYNPDIILAVETDQWWLDQLEGLKENYPYTALKPLPNTYGLLVFSRLELVDPHIRFLIDDDIPSFHSRVVLPSGELVRLHCLHPKPPAPAESKTSTRRDAELLLVGREIEYSDEPTIVAGDMNDVAWSHTSELFRRISGLLDPRIGRGLLPTFHADYSLLRWPLDHVFHSAHFKVKDIQRLPNVGSDHFPIFLRLSYEPQAKAEQEIHAEKPDQDDQEEMEEKIAQGFEEEAEEEREEQQASKQSPVSSVKSNA; translated from the coding sequence GTGTCCAAACTTGACTTTACCTGGCTATTGCTAGCTCGGTGCCTAACGCTGCTCGTCGGTGTGCTGGCATTGGTGGCTACTTTGTTGCCGCTGCTCCGCCAGCAAGCGTGGTGGATCCGTGTGTTCGATTTTCCTCGCCTGCAAATTGTGGGCGTCTCCCTGGGTAGCGCTCTGGCTGCCTGGCTGCTAGGTGCGCACCACTGGCCAGCAGGCGTTGTGCTGCTGGCGCTGCTGGTTCTCGCCTCGGGCTATCAACTCTTTCGCATTCTGCCTTACACGCCGCTTCGCCCCAAACAGGTGGCCGATAGCACGCTCAGTGGTAGCGCGGCGCGGCAGCGGGAAATCAGCCTGCTAGTAACCAATGTGCTGATGACCAATCGCGACGCCGGACGCTGTCTACGCGTTATTCAAGACTACAATCCCGACATTATTTTGGCCGTTGAAACGGACCAGTGGTGGCTAGATCAGCTGGAAGGGCTAAAGGAAAACTACCCCTATACAGCTCTGAAACCGTTGCCTAACACCTATGGTCTGCTCGTGTTTTCGCGGTTGGAGCTAGTCGATCCGCATATCCGGTTTTTAATTGACGACGATATTCCTTCGTTCCATAGCCGAGTCGTGCTACCCTCGGGCGAACTGGTGCGTTTGCACTGCTTGCATCCCAAACCACCTGCACCTGCCGAAAGCAAGACCAGCACGCGCCGCGACGCGGAGTTACTGCTAGTAGGTCGTGAAATTGAGTATTCAGACGAGCCAACCATTGTGGCTGGCGACATGAATGACGTGGCCTGGTCGCACACCTCCGAGCTATTTCGTCGCATTAGCGGCTTGCTGGACCCACGCATTGGGCGCGGCCTGCTGCCCACTTTCCACGCCGACTACAGCCTGTTGCGCTGGCCGCTTGACCATGTCTTTCACTCAGCTCACTTCAAAGTGAAGGATATACAGCGGCTCCCAAACGTTGGCTCCGACCATTTCCCCATCTTCCTGCGCCTCAGCTACGAACCGCAGGCCAAAGCCGAACAAGAGATTCACGCTGAAAAGCCGGATCAGGACGATCAGGAGGAAATGGAGGAGAAAATTGCGCAAGGCTTCGAGGAAGAAGCTGAGGAGGAACGAGAGGAGCAACAAGCCTCCAAGCAGTCGCCAGTTTCCTCTGTCAAAAGCAACGCATGA
- a CDS encoding MarC family protein gives MEILLATFTTLFSVVNPFSAMPVFLTLTESDSPAARRQTGLRACIYMVGVLAVSFFAGQYVLNFFGINIHHLRIAGGILLMRSAFDLLTPGGNRDRVSPAALEESMQKDDISFTPLAMPMLSGPGSIAVCIGLFTKHLTYPDMGLIVFGFVLVALASYIILMSSLRLTRYLGRPGMSALARIMGFITLAIGVNFMATAIKALFQE, from the coding sequence ATGGAAATTCTGCTTGCCACCTTCACCACGTTGTTCTCGGTCGTTAATCCGTTCAGCGCCATGCCTGTCTTCCTGACGTTGACGGAATCGGACTCGCCCGCCGCCCGCCGCCAGACAGGTTTGCGGGCCTGCATTTACATGGTGGGCGTATTGGCCGTGTCATTTTTCGCGGGCCAATACGTGCTTAACTTCTTCGGTATCAACATTCACCATCTGCGCATTGCGGGTGGCATTCTGCTGATGCGCTCGGCCTTCGACCTGCTCACGCCCGGCGGCAACCGCGACCGGGTGTCGCCGGCGGCCCTCGAAGAAAGTATGCAGAAAGATGACATTTCCTTCACGCCGCTAGCTATGCCCATGCTCTCGGGGCCGGGCTCTATTGCGGTCTGCATTGGTTTGTTCACCAAGCACCTGACGTATCCCGATATGGGGTTAATTGTATTTGGCTTCGTGCTGGTGGCGCTGGCGAGCTACATCATTCTGATGTCGTCGCTACGGCTCACGCGCTACCTAGGTCGGCCGGGTATGTCGGCGCTGGCGCGGATTATGGGCTTTATCACCCTAGCTATTGGGGTAAATTTTATGGCGACGGCGATTAAGGCGTTGTTTCAGGAGTAG
- the hemE gene encoding uroporphyrinogen decarboxylase, protein MLKNDLLLRAARGEETERTPVWLMRQAGRILPEYRELRARLSGFKELVETPELAAEVTIQPVDALDVDAAIIFSDILVVPEAMGLTYEMLEARGPLFPETIKSAHDVEKLRVADPEEHLGYVLEAIRVTKRALNGRVPLIGFAGAPWTILAYMVEGHGSKTFSKARRMLYAEPELAHQLLRKITATTIAYLQAQVAAGANIVQIFDSWAGILPPHQYQEFSTRYITEICQAIPDVPVTVFAKGAFFAVEDFAQISCRTIGLDWNQDPRSVRPLVGDKTLQGNLDPCALYGTREQVRQATIEMLRQFGPHRHIANLGHGVYPDTDADNVRVFVDTVKEFSPQMR, encoded by the coding sequence ATGCTCAAAAACGACCTGCTGCTCCGTGCCGCCCGCGGCGAAGAAACCGAACGTACTCCTGTATGGCTCATGCGCCAGGCTGGTCGCATTCTGCCTGAATACCGTGAGTTGCGTGCCCGTCTGAGCGGTTTCAAAGAACTGGTCGAAACGCCCGAGCTAGCTGCGGAGGTCACCATTCAGCCCGTGGACGCGCTGGATGTGGATGCCGCTATCATCTTCTCCGACATCTTGGTGGTACCCGAAGCGATGGGCCTCACCTACGAAATGCTGGAAGCGCGCGGCCCGCTATTTCCCGAAACGATCAAATCGGCGCACGATGTAGAGAAACTGCGCGTGGCTGACCCCGAGGAGCACCTAGGTTACGTGCTCGAAGCCATTCGCGTGACGAAGCGTGCCCTCAATGGCCGCGTGCCGCTTATCGGTTTTGCCGGCGCCCCTTGGACGATTCTGGCTTACATGGTGGAAGGCCACGGCTCTAAAACTTTCTCCAAAGCCCGGCGCATGCTCTACGCCGAGCCGGAGCTAGCCCACCAGCTGCTGCGCAAGATTACGGCCACTACCATTGCGTACCTGCAAGCGCAAGTAGCCGCTGGCGCCAACATCGTACAGATATTCGACTCGTGGGCGGGCATCTTGCCGCCGCACCAGTACCAGGAATTCAGCACGCGCTACATCACCGAAATCTGCCAAGCCATTCCGGATGTGCCTGTTACGGTGTTTGCTAAAGGCGCTTTTTTCGCTGTGGAAGACTTCGCCCAGATTTCCTGCCGCACCATCGGCCTCGACTGGAACCAGGACCCTAGGTCCGTGCGGCCGCTTGTGGGCGACAAAACGCTACAAGGCAACCTCGACCCCTGCGCTCTCTATGGTACGCGCGAGCAGGTACGCCAAGCCACTATCGAGATGCTGCGTCAGTTCGGCCCACACCGCCATATTGCCAACCTGGGCCATGGCGTGTACCCTGATACAGATGCCGACAACGTGCGCGTATTTGTGGATACGGTGAAGGAGTTCAGCCCGCAGATGCGGTAG
- a CDS encoding pentapeptide repeat-containing protein, whose translation MKRRSASRKPNSFPAENVFERWTSEQMRPYQEVEQCRFVNCDFSSADFSNKRFIDCLFERCNLSLIALSGAGMQNVAFQDCKLAGVQFTVCRDMLFEVHFDGCQLSYASFYGKRMPSTSFVRCALTDTDFTNADLSNAVFQECTLNGAIFSATQLNGADFRTATGFLIDPDTNPLKKAKFRLEGLPGLVTKYGVIVE comes from the coding sequence ATGAAACGTCGCTCTGCGTCCCGCAAGCCCAACAGCTTTCCTGCTGAGAATGTCTTTGAACGCTGGACGAGTGAGCAGATGCGGCCTTACCAGGAAGTGGAGCAGTGTCGCTTTGTTAATTGTGACTTTTCCAGCGCCGACTTCTCCAACAAACGGTTTATCGACTGCTTGTTCGAGCGTTGCAACCTTTCCTTGATTGCCTTGTCTGGTGCGGGCATGCAGAACGTTGCTTTTCAGGACTGTAAGCTAGCGGGTGTGCAGTTTACGGTCTGCCGCGACATGCTATTCGAAGTGCACTTCGATGGTTGTCAGCTCTCGTACGCCTCGTTCTACGGCAAGCGGATGCCAAGCACCAGCTTCGTGCGCTGCGCCCTCACGGACACTGATTTTACCAATGCGGATCTTAGCAACGCTGTCTTTCAGGAGTGTACGCTGAACGGCGCTATCTTCTCAGCCACTCAACTCAACGGCGCTGACTTTAGGACGGCCACGGGCTTCCTTATCGACCCGGATACCAATCCGCTGAAGAAGGCAAAGTTTAGGCTTGAGGGCTTACCAGGCTTGGTGACCAAGTACGGCGTAATCGTCGAGTAG